In one window of Carcharodon carcharias isolate sCarCar2 chromosome 14, sCarCar2.pri, whole genome shotgun sequence DNA:
- the r3hdml gene encoding R3H domain containing-like, translating to MTVLHSHLCLTTLLLWITQKSGAFVLSNVTALTVNPSAETGPDLRKFPYVSGTPRSRRKRQISPRDRNEILDYHNRVRSQVFPPAANMEYMLWDDRLAKSAEAWAAHCKWNHGPPSLLRYVGQNMSIQSGRYRSILDLVRSWYEERRYYSFPYPRECNPRCPNKCSGAVCSHYTQMVWAASNRIGCAVHTCNNMKVWGSSWPHTTFLVCNYSIKGNWIAEAPYKSGKPCSACPPSYGGSCSNNLCVPGVKSNRLLPFK from the exons ATGACTGTTTTGCACTCCCACCTGTGTTTGACAACCTTGCTATTATGGATCACTCAGAAGTCTGGTGCATTTGTGCTCTCTAATGTAACCGCACTGACAGTGAACCCATCTGCGGAGACCGGCCCTGATTTAAGGAAGTTCCCTTATGTCAGCGGTACTCCCCGCAGTAGACGCAAGCGACAGATCTCCCCAAGAGACCGAAACGAGATTCTGGATTACCACAACAGGGTTCGCTCGCAGGTTTTCCCACCTGCGGCCAATATGGAGTATATG CTCTGGGATGACAGACTAGCAAAATCTGCTGAAGCGTGGGCAGCTCATTGTAAATGGAATCATGGACCACCAAGCTTGTTGAGATATGTTGGTCAAAATATGTCTATTCAGTCAGGCCG CTATCGGTCTATTTTAGATCTTGTGAGATCCTGGTATGAAGAAAGACGCTATTACTCCTTTCCTTATCCTAGAGAATGCAACCCAAGATGCCCCAATAAATGCAGTGGAGCAGTTTGCTCCCATTATACACAG ATGGTCTGGGCTGCATCAAACAGAATTGGGTGTGCTGTCCACACCTGCAATAACATGAAAGTCTGGGGATCTTCATGGCCTCACACTACATTCCTTGTGTGCAACTATTCGATAAA GGGAAACTGGATTGCAGAAGCTCCATACAAATCTGGGAAACCATGTTCAGCTTGCCCACCCAGCTACGGAGGCTCCTGTAGTAACAATCTATGTGTTCCAGGGGTCAAGTCAAATAGGCTGCTCCCATTCAAGTAA